One Glycine soja cultivar W05 chromosome 7, ASM419377v2, whole genome shotgun sequence genomic window, aagttactcagtagaaggacccaacgTTTTAATCATCTGTTTATCTCTCGCATTTACatagttaattttgtagttatctTTAGAAATGCAATTATATCctgtttttatttccatttcatGATTTTATACAAATGTCTACTTATTGAATGAACATTTTTTCGAATGAAACAAACTCCCTGTCATtagatactcggttcttaccattttatattacttgtgactCAGTACACTTGCTGGTATATTCCGCAGTAGTGCAGACTGACGAGCAACAATTAGGATTGATGATTGTCTGTTAGAATCAAATTaggttgattgattgaatcccTAAATTTGGTATCAGAGTCACCCATACTTGATTCATGTATGATGTTTGGACAACATACACACATTAGATACAGTGTTTTTGAGGAAACAAATAAGATTATCACATTACCATAGAATTAACAATGATATAAAGGGTGATTGACAACATCAAATTAATATGACAATTGTATAGTAGAGTATATTGCATGATTGACAATATGGATATGTTACATGAAAATGATTTTGTAAAGTTATTTACATGCTATAAGCATGACAAATTCACAATTAGTAAATGATACTTGGTAACAATAAATCAATATAACACATGTAGAGCAACACTGCAAAATGGTACAGGCATAGCAATTTGATGTGTTTATATGTTATGCATTTTATGAGTATCATGTACATATTTCATGTGGAATAATAGGTATAAATTTAAATGCATCATTTATGTGTTTGCTCTTACTTTTAGAGGCCGCTgcagtatattaaaataataatcatgatcttctaaaatttaaaataaataaataaagttaaaacaatttactctagaaatgttttaattttggatttggtgCATCAATGTTCAAAATTTAGCTAtggtatatcattttaattgtttaacaTTTAAATGAGCTAATTGAATCAAAATATCACCAAAGTGACCTCTCTTGTGTAGATTGTTCATGAGAAACATTAATGTGTGTGATTATTTATATGAATGGTGATTGGCCCAAAGGAAAGTTATCATTTAACTAATTTACATACACACTTGTGATGTTAAACATGTGATAATTATGAGGTTTTGCATGTGAATAATAAGTCACATCAAAAGATGAGTTTGTTATTTGATATGCTTTTATTATCAATGTTTGAACATTATAACAAGGATATCACTAGCAATTAATACCACTGTCCAAAGACTTGATATTAATGGTGCATTAGATATCTTGAGATGAGATATACCATTATTTAAATGCATTGATGACTGTTACATGAgattattgtattatttattttgatattttagttgTTGCTTCTTTATCTGCTAATCTGAATTCGGTTCCGGTACTTAATGGTACAAATTTTAAGGATTGGAAAGAGAACATGCAAATTGTTCTTGGCTGCATGGATCTAGACCTTGCATTAAGGATTTAGAAACCCCCTTCTCCTACGGATTTCAGTACCTCTGAATAGAGGAAACTTCATGAGAAGTGGGATCACTCAAATCGCATGAGTCTTATGATCATTAAGCGTGACATTCCTAAGGTCTTTAGGGGCACTATCTTAGATGATATAACTAGTGCCAAAGAATTCCTTGCTGAAATTGAAAAGCGCTTTGCAAGAAGTGATAAGGCGAAAACAAGTACTCTCCTTCAGAACTTGATTTCCATGAAGTATCAAGGTAAAGGAAATGTTAGGGAATACATTATGGGAATGTCAAATATTGCTTCAAAATTAAGGGCACTAAAGCTTGAGCTATCAGAAGACTTGCTTATTCATTTAGTGCTAATTTCTCTACCTTCGTAGTTTAGTCAGTTTAAGATCTCTTATAACTGTCAGGAGGAGAAATGGTCTCTTAATGAGCTCATTTTATATTGTGTGCGAGAAGAGGAAAGGCCGAAGCAAGAAAGGACTGAAAGTGTTCATGTTGTGAGTACCTCTAAAGACAAGggcaaaaaaaaagaactgaGGAGCCCAAGAATGAAGCTTagcacaaaagaaacaaaatcaaggTGACAATTGTTTCTTTTGTAGTAAGTCTGGACatgtaaagaagaagaaatgtacCAAATATCATGCTTGGCGTGCAAAGAAGGGTATGTTTTCTTACTTTGGTCTGTTCTGAGGTCAATTTAGCTTCAGTACCTAGAAACACTTGGTGGTTAGATTCTAATGACACTACTAACATTAGTGTTTCAATGTAGGGTTGCCTAAGCTACCGGAAGCCAATTGATTCGAATCTATGTTGGAGATGGTAAATCAGTGGAGGTGGAAGCTATAGGgcattttagattattattatgtattggtttttatttggatttgaaaGACACTTTTGTTTTACTGTcatttagacagaatttggttTCAGTTTCTTATTTGGAAAAATTGGGTTATTTGTGTTCatttggaaacaatgtgtttaGGTTGTCTTTTAATTCAGATATTGTTGGAACTAGTTCACTCTTGGTTAATGATAATCTATATTTACTTGATATTGTAGCTTCCTATGGTGAATCCTTTAATGCAGAATTGTGTGGTACTAATCATATAATTGATAATACAAACTCAGGAGCATTATGGCATAAGCGCTTAAGTCACATTTCTAAGAACAGAATTGGACAACTTGTGTCAAACGAAATCTTGGATTCCATTGATTTCACAAgctttgatgtttgtgttgaatGCATTAAAGGTAAACAGACCAAAAGCAAGAAATTAGGTGCATATAGGGCTATAGACGTCTTggaattgatatatatatggACATTTGTGGGCCATTTCATACACCTTCATGGAATggtcaacaatattttatatcattcataGACGATTACTCCATATACATATACTTTTTCTTATACATGAAAAGTCACAATCTCTGGATGTGTTCAAAACAtttaaagttgaagttgaaaatcaactcaacaaaagaataaaatgtgTCAGATCTGACTGTGGTGGTGAATACTATGACATATATGATGGTTTAGGTGAACAACATCCGGGGCCTTTTGTCAGGTACCTAGAGAAATGTGGAATCGTCCCACAGTACACCATGCCGGGGTCacctagcatgaatggtgtGACTGAAAGACGAAATAAAACTCTTAAGAATATGGTAAGAAGCATGATTTGTCATTCTAACTTATCGGAGTCACTCTGGGGAGAGGCACTAAAGACTTCAACTTACATTCTAAATAGAGTGCCAACCAAGGCAGCTGCCAAAACACCTTATGAGCTTTGGGTTGGGCGAAAGCCTAGTCTGAAACATTTTCATGTATGGGGATGTCCAACTGAGGCAAGGCCTTATAAgcaaaatgaaaggaaattggACTCCTGAATAGTGAGCAACTACTTTATTGGTTATTCTGAAAGATCCAGGggctataaattttatgatcccaaattaaagacaatttttgagATGGGAATTGCCACATTCTTTGAGGATATTGAGTTTGGAGGGAAGAATAAAGTTAGAGACTTTGTCTTAGAGGAAGAATCAGTAACAATTCCAGAACCGATTGATATAGTTGCTTTTGATAAAGCAAATTTGGAACCTCTACAATATATTGTTATTGAATCCCTCACTCAAGATAATTTGGTTGTTCATGAAGAACAAACTCAAGATCCTCAAGAACCTATGCTTCATGAGCCAGTACCTTTGCGGAGATCtacaagagaaaggaaaaatgcTATTCTAGATGGTTATGTggtatttctccaagaacatgagGAAAATAATGGTATGATGGAAGATGACCCAGTCAACTTCCATCAAGCCATGCAAGATTCCAACTCAGAAAAGTGGATTGAAGCACTGAATGAGGAGTATAAGTCCATGCAAGATAACAAGGTCTGGGAGCTTGTCCCATTACCAGAAGGTGTGAAACCCATTGGTTGCAAATGGATATTTAAGACCAAGTGGGATTCCAAAGGTAATATGGAGAGGTATAAGGCTCGTCTTGTGGCGAAAGGACTATACCCAAAAGGAAGGGATTGACTTTAAAGAGACTTTCTCTCCAGTTTCATCGAAAGACTCTTTTAGGACAATCATGACTCTTGTTGTACATTATTATTTGGATcttcatcaaatggatgtcaagatgACATTTCTCAATGGCAACATTGATGAGACAATTTATATGgtgcaaccagaaaactttgtgtCAGGAGACCCAAAGAATATGGTTTGCAAACTGACAAAATTCATTTATGGGCTAAAACAGACATCTCGTCAATGGTACCACAAATTTCATCAAGTAAATTCTCTCATTTGGTTTCGAGATgaatcttgttgatgattgtgTGTATCACAAATTCAGCGGGATCAAGTACATTTTCCTAgtcttatatgttgatgacatactGCTTGCCACTAATGATATAGGCATGTTGCACGAAACCAAGAGATTTTCATCAAGAAACTTCGAAATGAAAGATATTGGTGATGCCTCATTTGTATTAGGAATTCAGATACATCGAGATCGATCTCGGGGTATTCTAGGATTATCACAAAGGAGCTATATCGAAAAGGTACTTAGAAGGTTTGACATGCAGGAATGTAAATCCAGGGATACTTTAGTTGCTAAGGGAGACAAGTTCAGTCTCAAACAGTGCCCAAAAGGAAATTTGGAAATTCAGGAAATGCAAAAGATTCCCTATGCATCAGCTGTAGCTAGTTTGATGTATGCCCAAGTATGTACCCGTCCGGATATAGCATACATAGTTGGGGTATTATGTAGATATTTAAGCAATCCAGGAATGGATCATTGGAAAGCAACCAAAAGAGTTATGAGGTATTTGAAGAGAACAAAGTATTATATGCTCACATACAAGAGGTTAGATCAGTTGGAGATCATTGGGTATTCTAACTCGGATTTTGCAGGATGCCTAAATAGTTTGAGATCCACTTCAGGTTACATTTTCATGTTAGTCGGTGGTGCGGTTTCTTGGCACAGTGCCAAGCAAACCCTTACTACTTCATCCACTATGGTGGCAGAATTTGTGGCATGCTATGAGGCATCAAATCATGGAATATGGCTGAAAATTTTTGTCATAGGGCTGCAAATTATGGAAGGAATTGAAAGACCACTTAAGTTATATTGTGACAGTAAATTAGCTGTATTGTATTCTAAAAACAATAGGAGCTCGACCAAGTCGAAGCATATTGACATCAAGTTCCTAGTTGTTAAGGAAAGGGTACAGAGTGGACAAATTTTCATAGAACACTTAGGGGAAAACTACATGATAGTAGATCCTCTTACTAAGGGACTTCCACCCAAGGTCTTTCATGAGCATGTTGCTCACATGGGTGTTTTACAGTTCGAGGAATCTTTGGTTTAGTGGGAGTTAGTCACTTTTATGCATTTTATGTTCTATGTTAGATTTTATGTATGCATACATTGACTTTTGGATAtatttggttatatatatatatatatggtttattAATCAGTTATTACACTTTGTAAATTAAGGTTATTAAATGATCTCATTGAAGTTAAGTAGGACCAATTGAAAATAGACGTGTACATGCCACCTTCACGTAATTTTCATGCTACACATTTTATGATGAGTCTATGTCATTTGATTCTGTCAGCATTAGTGATCATTGATGAGTTTAGTTGTGGTTGATACAATGAAAACTGCTTTGGTTCTACATGCAGATGTAATCAATGGACAAGATTTTTGGAATATGCTCAAGGCATGTAATGACACATTTTGAGCTCATAAAGTCTAACACATTCATAAGGATTGTAAGGATATATATAGTTGTGACCAGTGAGAGATTGTTAGTAATTTTgggtcatacatatatatgtatatcacATAATTTTGAATGAGTTAGGACCATTATATTATTAGCCAAATATTAGAGTggtctaatcaatataaaattatggctAAGGACATACATGTCATGAAAGACTAATTGTGTAGATAGCATgagtgatattataatttgatgaggagtcaaattataattatcaaatttggggTAACTAATGGCAGTTACCAATAAGAGTTTATGGTCTCATTTGTAGAGAACAACGAGTACAATATCGTTTTTCTCTTCATAAGAGAAAAATTCAGATAAGAAAAAAGGACTCTCTACATTTGGAAGATCATACAATCAATCTTCTCATGGTTCCATAATGGCTCATCCACGTAGGCTCCCACATTtagtttttatcatgattttgagtatgaGAACACAATGAGGTTTTAttcatctttaaatttttcTCTACATGGATAGAAAGCATGTCGTTAGAATTGATGATTGTCCGTTAGAATCAAATTaggttgattgattgaatcctgtataatttatttttaaattgtatcCTAAATTCATATGTTTTGCAAAATTATTCCTATGATTAATGAGacatattgttattattttttcaagtgttttaattatctattatattttattttatctattatttattgaacttaaaaaaaatgtctcataaataagaatatttataaaaagacTAATTTATATGCTTCATCTGtccttatttataaaatataatttttgaatttttatcctttttataatattttatttcagttattttgtgcattaattatttattgactaTCTTATGGAAAATGAAGAAGATAAATATGTTCtaaatagataaatttaaaaaattattataattatagacaaatttaatattaataattaaaataatcaacttttttaataaacataaatcaataaattatgTCGCATAATTAGAAAAAATGGAGTATAAGATAATTTAAAGATGACCCAGccaatttattgaattttaaattgtcATGAAAAGAATTGGACAATGTACAATTAAATTAGTTGGTCAaatctcttatatatatatatatatatatatatatatatatatatatatatatatatcgtgtTACTTTTTGGTTTCTCCTATCAACTTCCAATTTCCTTTTAACTTTGGTTTCCACTTTCCACACACAgcaaaaaaactgaaaaactcTTGCAAACATGACTCGCCACAATCAAggtctcttttctcttttccctcccaatatccttttttttttctttcattttttggttttttttccgTGATTATCATATGATTTGCAAAATATTGCTACACTTTAATTATTTCTAATCACCAATTGTGCTCTGATTTGATTCTCATGTCACAGATAATAATGCGAATATGAAGATGCCTTCGTATTTTAATTTGCCAGCACTTGATGTTTCTGTGGCTTTTCCACAAGCCACTCCAGCCTCTAATTTTCCTCCTTGTGGTAACTAACATTAATTcataatgacattttttttggaagtcttcacatttatatttacatataatgaataataaatgtaatgaataataaatatgaacTCATCCAATTTTCTATCgatcttattattattcttaacGAGATATGTTTGTATGTGTGTTGAATATTGTTGGGAAGTTCAGCTTCggattattttcatttcaatgaCTTGTTGAAACCGGAGGAGCAGGCCGTGAGGAACAAAGTGAGAGAGTGTATGGAAAAAGAAATTGCTCCTATAATGACTGAGGCatgtttctcttctctttcttgcttattgtcatataaaaaaaacagaaataggAAAATACTCAGCTGTAATTCCTTATAATTGGATAACCATTCTGAGTGTACTCTTTATAAGCTATGTTAGGATTGCTGTTCACCTTCACCCCTTTCAAAAGTacattcaaaataaacaatataaagAATATCCTTATCCAAAAGTACATTCAACACCTAAAAGTACTTCCAGAATGGAATGGTTTTTAAAACATGTCCTATATCTGTCAGTCTAAACATACTTTTGGAAGAGGTGCAACAGTTATCCTAATATGTGCTTAGTTTAGTACTGCTCTTTAATCAGactttgagttttttttcttgataataTGTATTCTAAAGCTTTGCATTGGATCATCATAGATTATTGTGGTAAAACTTCAATTTAGATTGGAAAATAACATAGAaaccaaattatatatttactcaTATATTCATTGTTGGAGCACTTCAACATAGATTACTGTGGTAAAGCTTtgcatgggatcaacatagatTACTGTGGCGAAACTTCAATTTAGATTGgaaaataacaaatttgatgTTTGCTACGGTTTTTTAGGGTGAGTAGTGGAGGGgttaccttttattttattttattatttttaattctcccGACACTCAATCTCATAATATTTTATCAGTACTGGGAGAAGGCTGAATTCCCATTTCATGTTATCCCAAAGTTTGCTGCCCTGCGTATTGCTGGTGGCACAATTAAGGTTCTCTATTTACATATATTGCTTCTTAGAGTCTTAGTTAGGTGTAAGACACTGCAAAAGGAGTTCTTACCTAGCTTTGACTGATTCTCAGGGTTATGGTTGTCCTGGTCTTTCCATAACTGGAAGTGCTGTTGCTACAGCAGAAGTTGCTAGAGTTGATGCAAGCTGTTCAACTTTCTATTTGGTTCATTCTTCCTTGGCAATGCTCACTATTGGTAAtatcttttctttattattaataaatctcTGAATGGTAACCTTTTTGCTATTAGTTATTCATATTTCCTGAAATTTAATGTCTTTGATTGACCATCAAGTATAGCATTATGTGGGTCTGAAGCTCAGAAGCAAAAGTATTTGCCTTCTTTGGCTCAAATGAAAACTATAGCATGTTGGGTAAATTACCTTCCTTggatttgaatgatttttatcattttgctTAAGTACCACTCTTAAAagaggttttttatttttatttttatcaggcCTTGACTGAACCTGACTATGGAAGTGATGCCAGTGCTCTGAAGACCACAGCAACAAAGCTCCAATGCCTTATGCATCTTATCTACCAGTTGTATTTGACTCAGTCTTTTTAATCAGACATATTTCACTGTGTCAATTGTTCCAATGTTCAATAATGTATTCCTACTTTGCATTGAAATTATCAGGTGGGAGGTGGTTGGATCCTTGATGGCCAAAAGAGATGGATAGGAAACAGTACGTTTGCTGATTTGTTGGTTATCTTTGCTAGGAATACGACAACGAATCAAATAAATGGGTGAGCCATAGGTTTACTTACTCCTGTTATTGTTCAATATCTAAGATGCCAATAAATGAACTAATAGTATTCCATCTCATTTATAGGTCATGGAGATCCAAACATCCATGAATTTTCATTGATTGCCTTATACTCTAGCCTTGCACCctgaaagaaaatagaaaagaggaAACGAATGCAAATATTAACATCATTAACACCATATCAAAGTGAAGAATATAAGCTAAGAAAACATTATATTGAGACATTCAGAATTCTAGATTATTTTTCATACACATTTTCTCTCATGCTTTATATTTTGTTGCTCCTCTTGTGTCCGGTTTCACAAGTACTCTttttgtttacatttttttggtaCCTGTTATTTCAGATATATTGTCAAAAAGGATGCACCAGGATTAACAGTAACAAAAATGGAGAATAAAATTGGACTTAGGATCGTACAAAACGGAGACATAGTTATGAGGAAAGTTTTTGTCCCTGATGATGACAGAATAGAAGGAGTAAATTCTTTTCAGGATACAAACAAGGTAGAATTAGTATGATACTTGTCTCTGCTGTTATTTCAAGAATGTGATTTCATcatttcaataataaataaatgatggtATTACTCTTGgtttttatataacttatattACCTGATGAAATAGTA contains:
- the LOC114419079 gene encoding acyl-coenzyme A oxidase 4, peroxisomal-like isoform X1, with the translated sequence MTRHNQDNNANMKMPSYFNLPALDVSVAFPQATPASNFPPCASDYFHFNDLLKPEEQAVRNKVRECMEKEIAPIMTEYWEKAEFPFHVIPKFAALRIAGGTIKGYGCPGLSITGSAVATAEVARVDASCSTFYLVHSSLAMLTIALCGSEAQKQKYLPSLAQMKTIACWALTEPDYGSDASALKTTATKVGGGWILDGQKRWIGNSTFADLLVIFARNTTTNQINGYIVKKDAPGLTVTKMENKIGLRIVQNGDIVMRKVFVPDDDRIEGVNSFQDTNKVLAVSRVMVAWQPIGLSMGIYDMCHRYLKERKQFGAPLAAFQISQQKLVQMLGNIQAMILVGWRLCKLYESGKMTPGHASLGKSWITLRARETAALGRELLGGNGILADFLVAKAFCDIEPIYTFEGTYDINTLVTGREVTGFASFKSVAQKSRL
- the LOC114419079 gene encoding acyl-coenzyme A oxidase 4, peroxisomal-like isoform X2, which produces MTRHNQDNNANMKMPSYFNLPALDVSVAFPQATPASNFPPCASDYFHFNDLLKPEEQAVRNKVRECMEKEIAPIMTEGYGCPGLSITGSAVATAEVARVDASCSTFYLVHSSLAMLTIALCGSEAQKQKYLPSLAQMKTIACWALTEPDYGSDASALKTTATKVGGGWILDGQKRWIGNSTFADLLVIFARNTTTNQINGYIVKKDAPGLTVTKMENKIGLRIVQNGDIVMRKVFVPDDDRIEGVNSFQDTNKVLAVSRVMVAWQPIGLSMGIYDMCHRYLKERKQFGAPLAAFQISQQKLVQMLGNIQAMILVGWRLCKLYESGKMTPGHASLGKSWITLRARETAALGRELLGGNGILADFLVAKAFCDIEPIYTFEGTYDINTLVTGREVTGFASFKSVAQKSRL